The genomic window aattaaagaaaatacagaaaaaataaaagttaataaaacacTGCCATACCTTGTATCAAATGTTATTGAGCTGTTAGATGTGGATCCACAAGAAGAGGAAGAAGATGGTGCAGTAGTGGACTTGGACTCTCAAAGAACGGGTAAATGCGCAGTAATCAAGACCTCTACCCGTCAAACATACTTTTTACCTGTAATAGGTCTAGTTGATGCAGACAAACTTAAGCCAGGAGACTTGGTAGGTGTCAACAAAGACTCTTATTTGATCTTGGAGACTTTGCCGGCAGAATATGATGCAAGAGTGAAGGCTATGGAGGTAGATGAAAGACCAACAGAACAGTATTCAGATATTGGTGGATTAGATAAACAAATTCaggtattgtttttattgtctaTGTATTTTGAACTCATATTCACACTCTAATTTAATGATGAAATATTTTCAGGAACTTATTGAAGCTGTAGTTCTCCCAATGACACATAAAGAGAAATTTGTTAACCTGGGAATTCACCCACCAAAGGGAGTACTGCTGTATGGACCTCCCGGAACAGGGAAGACACTTCTGGCAAGAGCTTGCGCTGCTCAGACTAAGTCCACATTCTTAAAATTGGCTGGGCCTCAACTAGTGCAGATGTTTATtggtaaatatgtttttgaccaatgatttaaaatgaaaaaaaaggaataaatattctttgaaTTTGTATGGTAAATTCAGcattacttttgttttataatattagctaCCTGATTGCTATCTTAAGGTTAGTAATAAGTGAATTATATGggtgtttttatttgataaaataagaCCTATTTATAGGGACAGTCATTGTGTAAGCATAACCCTTTACTCTTGATTGACtaagttttacaatttaaggtGATGGAGCTAAATTGGTGCGAGATGCATTTGCTCTAGCTAAAGAAAAGGCTCCAGCTATTATCTTCATTGATGAATTAGATGCTATTGGTACCAAGAGATTTGATTCAGAAAAGGCTGGTGATCGTGAAGTCCAAAGAACTATGTTGGAGTTGCTTAACCAGCTTGACGGTTTTAGCTCAACAGCAGATATTAAGGTATTAAATATGATTGATACTACAAATAAGAGGAACTGAATAATCTTATCTTAACTTTtgcagtttaaataaaaataaagtaaagtttttagtacatatatatcatggttaaaaactactgaaatAGTgagtttgaaattaaaaaaaaaaaaaattttaaattttgagttGAAGGTagatcttaaaaataatacctaattatGACTTAACTTTCAGGTTATTGCGGCAACAAACAGAGTGGACATATTGGATCCCGCATTGCTGAGATCTGGTCGTCTTGACAGAAAGATTGAGTTCCCACACCCTAATGAGGAAGCCAGGGCGAGGATCATGCAAATCCATTCACGGTTTGactattttttagttttatttagtttttgtcaaaaaaaattctattaggTATAATAGCAACTAGAGAGAAGTTAGGTTCTCTCTAGTAGTTCTCTGGAATTCTGAACTTAGAATCCGAAAAAAT from Pieris napi chromosome 12, ilPieNapi1.2, whole genome shotgun sequence includes these protein-coding regions:
- the LOC125054402 gene encoding 26S proteasome regulatory subunit 6A-B yields the protein MATTLEDKSIWEDGEEALSEEVLRMPTDEIVSRTRLLDNEIKIMKSEVMRISHELQSQNDKIKENTEKIKVNKTLPYLVSNVIELLDVDPQEEEEDGAVVDLDSQRTGKCAVIKTSTRQTYFLPVIGLVDADKLKPGDLVGVNKDSYLILETLPAEYDARVKAMEVDERPTEQYSDIGGLDKQIQELIEAVVLPMTHKEKFVNLGIHPPKGVLLYGPPGTGKTLLARACAAQTKSTFLKLAGPQLVQMFIGDGAKLVRDAFALAKEKAPAIIFIDELDAIGTKRFDSEKAGDREVQRTMLELLNQLDGFSSTADIKVIAATNRVDILDPALLRSGRLDRKIEFPHPNEEARARIMQIHSRKMNVSPDVNFEELSRSTDDFNGAQCKAVCVEAGMIALRRSATSVTHEDFMDAILEVQAKKKANLSYYA